DNA from Hippocampus zosterae strain Florida chromosome 18, ASM2543408v3, whole genome shotgun sequence:
aatgctgtatactaatagatttaaagatgtataagttaggttagtttatgaataactaaatacagtaaacatttaaaaaaaatgtttttaagtcCGCCAAAAAATCCGCAAACAGcccgcgagaagctgcgaaagtcagcaaaacaacagcaagtcacatagaccaacatatacagtactgttctACAtgtatatgatttatttttttatgaatattttccccaaaaaatccgcaatgcactaaagccgcgataaacaaacagcgaaatagcgagggatcactgtgacGGCATACAACTGAAGACAAAACATCGACttcaaaaaatgtatctggatccagagaCGTTGATTTTGTGTTGCCACTCGATGAAAGAAattggagtaaattcaacacgttttttttcttttcctgtgaAGTTGAAATTACGTAGGCCAGCACTGGTGACTAGACTGACACGGAAGCATATTGTGATCGAAATCCGagtggacacaaaaaaataaaaataaaaattaacatcCACAAACCCGTTCTGGGAGGAGTGTAGGTGCTCGCGCACAGATGACTGATGCATATCCCTTTTCATCCAGATAGAAGAGAGGCGGATCTCACCAGGTGTCTCCAACGAGACGAGCTGCGTGTTTCTGGTCAATCGTCCGTACGCTCTCATCTGCTCCACGGTGGCCTTCTACGTGCCGCTGGCCCTCATGGTCCTGGCCTACCAACGCATCTACGTGACCGCCATGAGCCACGTGAAGCAGATCGAGACCCTCCAACGCGCCGGCTCGGCTCCGGCCTTCGGGACGGAGGCCCCCATCGCCACCGCGAGGTCGTCCACATGCTCGGATCAGGCAGACCACGACCACCTCGGGACAGCCGGAGGAGCGCTCTTTCCGGAGCCGGCTCCCGTAGCCAACAGCCGCATGCGCGTGGAGACAAAGGCGGCAAAGACACTGGCGATCATTATGGGCTGCTTTTGCCTGTGCTGGGCACCGTTCTTCATCACCAATGTGGTGGACCCCTTCATTCACTACTCTGTGCCTTGGCAGTTATGGACAGCATGGCTGTGGCTTGGCTACATCAACTCGGGCCTTAATCCTTTCCTGTACGCCTTCCTGAACCGAGCTTTTCGGAGGGCCTTTCTTGTGATTCTTTGTTGCGGGGACGAACGCTTTGTACGGCAGCGGAGCTTCTCCTACGGACCTACCCACAGAGTTTGCTCGCCAACATCCGTCAATGGGACGTCGATGGCATTGAGGTAAAGAAACCAGTTTCTGTTTACGTTTGACCAATGTCGTGCAAGGCATCCACCTCAGGCTGACGAAAAGCAGGATGAAAAGCTGAAAGAAAACTGCAAACTGTAAAAGCACATTTAGTGTCAAGAAAATAAGatgctgattaaaaaataataataataattaggatGAAAACAAAGTAGCGacgcattaatttttttttttttgcgagtttTAAATGTATAAAACCGATCTCAGGTGTTTATGAACTTTTCTCCACAATTAAGGAAAATGGAAACAGAATGCTTCTTCACCTCAGGAATGATGCTACACCAGGGTTTGGGGCGGTCAGGGGAGGGACTGGGTGTTTGGGCCCCCATCCGAAACCCGTATAGCCCCCGTTAagccctttcattttttttttaattcaatattctaaaatatatttcaaaatgattttctcaGCCTCCCTATTGGTCAAGCCCACTATATGAGCCAATTTAATATTGGTCAATTTTTGTAGTGTGTTCCAAACATGAGCTAATGTATTTGCATATTTGATCATTTAGTTCATAATCATCGCCATGattattttatgcatttattcGATTTCACTTGTTTAAAATATACAAAGACACTTTATGTAAAAATAGTCTGTTGTTGGAACTATTTGCTAGCAAGGCATGGCGATGATTATGAACTACAGTCATATGAGGCTCTCGCAGCTAGAGCCTCACGTGACTGGCGAGAGTTTGGAGTTAAGTGGGAGTGAGTTGGACGTCAGCTCATGAGAGaagtgacagtttttttttttgtttgttttttttaccaaacTAAACAAAGAAACGGGGcaaagaaccttttttttgtggaacctTTTGTAGATTAAATAGTTCAGACTAAATCATTGTCCTGTCATTTGCGTTTAAGACTCAACGTTACTCTGGCCTCAAAGGTGTTTTGTCGTTGTGGAATAACACCAACAGCCCCGAAGAGAAAAAGGCCTGCAGCTGTACCTGCTTGACTTCATTTGGTTCTGGTCCAGtatgtcatttttgtgaataaaaTATCAAGTTAGACCCCAGGCAAGGTCCAAGATCAACTTCTTTTGTTCTCTTCTGCATCGTcatctttgtatttatttaacttCGAATTGTCTCATGGTCCAAAAACACTTTTGCAATAAGGAGATAATGTCAATCGGGATACATGGGAACAACAGTTAAAGTAGATTTACAGTACTATGTTTGAAATTTTTTATGCCTACAAAAAGCCACTAGCTgagattgtgtttttgttgttgttgtttttaatatgtTACTATTTTTTTCAGTCGCTACTTCTGCGGTCATTGCATGTCAACACCACAACTCATTTCTTGTAATAtcactcggtgtgtgtgtgtgtgtgtgtgtgtgtgtgttcaataaCTGATGCAGCAGAACATGTACTCGTCACCAATAACCTCTGATTTTGAGAGATGATGATTACTTGGACAAAGCGATGTGAGTGACATTGCGGTAGCTTCAGTTGGCCAACAAAGacatcgtgggggggggggggggggacattgaaAATGCCAACACATGAATAAACATTTTGTGcgaaacaataacaaaatgtcTGTTTATAACATCAtgtctgtcacgttctgctcgaggggaaaaaatcgctccgagcagaacaaatgaattaaataagttggatcccaggtaaagcagacaagagagagtattgtcacaaaataaggtgtctttaatgacagaacgaaaaaacaacagaaagagcccgacagggaaaaacggtacagaaaacgctgatcaaataaggatcaggaaattaacagaaaacgctgatcaaataaggatcaggaaacaaacagaaaacgctcgcggctagagcaaacgcgaggagataatcgcgctggtggaaatagtataaaaatacgaaatatcgaaagtcgaaataagtgggcaacaagtataggtcgtaaggcaagtatgcaacgaggcaaatagcaatagcgcaaatagatagcgagagcgaataatggctcggcgaggaattctccggcagtgagatgactgccggagtcgcctaataaaggcacgtaatgagcccgaaataacgggcaggtgtgccgaacaggcggcgggagaacccgccacctgctggcgagcacgcgacgtgacaatgtCATGAAATAAACATTGATCATTTTACACGTGCATCTTCACTGTACACGAATCTGAAGAGTCTCTTTAGCCCTATTGCTAATGCTAACCTAGCATGATACTTGTCCTGGCCTTGCTGGTCCTCCCGCCCTAGCCCGTTACATttgggttgccatggcaacaataGAAATACGATTCTCCTCATTTTTCAACCCCATGTACCTTCATCATAATTACAAAGCTCTTTCTATTGTAAGGTATTACGTATCTGCATCTCCATATTTCACATTCTAGGATAGAATAGATAACATTTTTCCATCATAATAATGACCATAAACACCACACTGGGTTTTTGTGAACGTTAGTAGCGATGACTCAGTTGACAGCTGTGTTTGCGTTCCCTCCTTCAAGTGGGGAGAGGATGATGGAGGAGGCGAGCCGCCCGCCCGCGTCTGCATTGTTTAACTTTTGAACACTGACACTTGAGCGGTGCGGATGAAACAAAAGCAATCGCACGCATACATGCACATTCCTCAAGAAGAAAGACGCTCATACCAAGCATGTATGACCGCAGACACAGGATTTGAATGAAAGTCTGGTTGGCCTTGATTACGTTTGACATCGTGAGCCGAGGAATCCCAGCCTCATTTTATTAGGAAGGCCGCATGTTCTGTCACTGCCTTTTTAGGCTGCTCGTCGCACATCATGACTGACGCCTCCAACTTACTCACCAAAAATGAGGGAAAGCTTACCTCACTCTAATTGAATGAAAAGACACATTGTGTTTATATATACGAGACACTTTTGTTATGTATTTGTTTGGATtacatttggattttgtttcCTCGTGTGCCCTTTTTGTCCCCACCTGTTCTCATCACGTGGGTCCCTTGTGTTGAACCAATCGGCTCCCTCATCccattgtgtcttgtccaggtgtttctcgttgtctcatcACCTCGCTTGTATTTAACTCCCGGGGTTCTGTCAGTCTTCGTTAGATCGTTGTGTTGCTGtcatgttgtttgtgtctgtcatcgggtatttttttttttgggttgtttgttACTTTAGTTTCAAGTGGTTTTCAGGGCTTTGTTTGTATATTCCAATGTACtcctgtttgttttggaggttttttttgtgaatacattttgttcagttcACGCTactcctcctgcctccctgctttttggggtcctccacctaTACCATCATGCAAAACGTGACAACTTTACTCTCGAGTCAATTGTATAGAGCACTATATATGAATTTACTAAACTTTCGAGATTCATTGAATTTAACAAGGCCATATTGGTTGTATGTGGAGTttgataaatacaaaatgagttCTCCGACTGActtaaataatatttaaatgaaGCACATTTTCTTCATAAACAACAACAGCCCAGTAAAATCTGCCCTCGGGTGCTTTGGTGTTACTGTGAGATTCTATCAGCAGCTTCCGCCATGAGAACCGAAAAAAGTGGGAATGTGCGAGGCCGAACTGCACGACAAAAACACAGGTTGAACAAGAATGATGGGTGCACTATAAAAAGTTAACTGGAAATTTAAGCATGTAATgttaagccaaaaaaaaaaaatgtctcaagcGGCGTCTCCCGTGTGTGTCACATTTCTGCTTGGAAACATAACAAACTACAACTCAGTGTGTCAAATTCTTCCTGTAACACTAAATCTGCTTATGTGGCTCCCATCCTGAATTTACCTTGCGCGTCGCAGTGACATCTTCGCCCACATCTTTGGACTTCCTGACTGCTCTTTAGTGGTGGGGGGACACTGTAGTAAAACAGACacttgcagtaaaaaaaaaaatgctgccatTTGTCATTAAAATCAAGCAAGTAATTACTTTTTTACCCCACTTTTTTTATTAAGTTGTTGCCATCGTTCACCATGTGTATGTCCATTTAACCGTTTCAGGAATTCCCGtcaatttcaaacaaatcttCCTGTGCCCTCGAGCAAGgcaacccccccaacccacccctcGAATGCATTGTTTGGGCCCCTTCATTCCGACACCTCCGCTCCCACGCCTGCGCGCTTGTGTGGTCTGCTCTTCTGTGCGTGACGGTGTCCTCTGTGTCTCGAGGGATTATCATCACTATGGTTCATTCATGGACTCAAATCCTGAAGTGATGAGTTAGGACGCGATCGCATGAGCAGTTCATGGGATATGATGACGGCACATTTGATGACGTCTCgcaatgccccccaaaaaatccgcTATGCGCATTTGACCATTTCCGTGCCACTTAACCAGAGTTAGGCCACGGGGAACTTATAGCCGTGTAACCGTGTGATGGAGAAACTGTTCACCTCTTGTGTGTTGGGGAGCACGGTTGCTTGGATGAAGCACACGGGCCGCTCTTGTGTAAACGTTGCAGTCGGCGATTTATTATGAGACATGTAGAATTTATTGTTGTTTGATTGAAAGCAAAATCCTGTCGCTGATCCACTGTAAATCTCACTCCTTCGCTCTGGCTTGCTGAGATTTCGTCATCCTTTTCTCTTTCTGTTGAAATATTCTGAAAATGTTGCGCCGACAATTAGTTGCAGtgtaaggattaaaaaaaaatgtgaagcttcgatttgcttgtttattttcaattgatataatatatatatatatatattcacataCTTCTGCTACTTTGGAGCGGCGCTAATCTGCCTCACAGATTTTGAGGTTAAGTGTTCAAGTTTGCAATTGTTATctatgcttgcgtgggttttctccgggtagtccggcaGTCGTTTCAATATGTTCAGAATGAACTTAGTCATCCCTCTCAAGTCTCATGATTAATCGGATCAAAGCTACAGCCTCTGCGAACGCAGCCCCAGGACTTTTGCCTCAGCTGACCGATGGCCCGAGAGATACACTGACGAAAACAACACAGAGGGCTGAAATAAATCCCAACTTGATTTCAGCCTGTTGAAACTCCACTCGTTGCATCACATCTCTTGCCAGGCTCGAAACGGGGGGCTCTGAGGGTTTGCGCTATCGCACTTTCCCATCGTTCGGTGAGCGGCTGGAATTACCGACGCTCGTCTCTCGCTGCTAATCTCATTAAGAACACAAGCGggatgagcaggaaaaaaaatgtgcgacCAATTTCAACACATTGAGGTCTGCACAACTGGAGACGAAATGAATAACACAAACTGTAAGTCGTGTGGTGTTTTGGATTTGGTGATTGACCTTCCGACAGTCATAGTTCACCCTTTTGGTAACTTTGTTTGCGAAATAatggcggcgggcgggcaagGGTCCTGGTGTGACATCAAATGTGCATGTGACATCATAAACTTGGGTTATTTTGGTGCCATTTTTGCTTTTGATCGGGATTGGGGGAAGGTGAAGTTTGCTGTCAATCACCGAGAAGAGAACAGGTTAGAAATAGAAACCTTCATTTTGAATTAGACTAGTGTAATAAGTCGGTCATTGCGCCTGTTTCctgttttttggtcttttttttttcttgtatgtcTCAGTTGGAAAGAAAGTGTTTCCAGTTTGATAGTCTCACCACTACACTTCGTGAAAGTAATCAaaaaccatttttattttgatggggTTTTTCTCTTGGTTTTTGTGCGGGtgtgtctttttgtgtctgtggaAACTTTTGTCGATGACAACGAAAAATTCTCATGGAAATCAGCGAACTGGAAATGAAGCTTATTGTGACATAGTAGTAGAATGTTTATCTCCTGGCATCTGAGGACAATTTGGCAATGAAGAACAAAGGGCATTGGTTGAATGTGAACACATCTCTTGCACGGTTGTAATTCTGGCTTCGCAGTAAAGGGTAATGAAACAATTTTATTTCGTTGAGACTGTTAAAAAGCTTTATGCATCCAGTTAAATGACCAGCAATGCTCCAACAGTTCCAAATATATCTGCAAATGACTGTCAATgtgcaagtgtaaaaaaatgtgtgtgtgtgttcttgttttcCTGTACCTCCGGGGTCCCCAATCACCCCGTCTTCATCCAAGAGTTCCTATTGGCTCTTCCCCATTTGTGAAACCAACCAAACATATTTGATCAattatgtgtatgtgtaaaagcTAATATTTCACCCTAGCGGTGTCCTGTCGCACAAAATTGGTTTTTAAACAATGTGTGCTGCTCTTACTAAAGATGAGAGATATGTTTTTGGTATAACATGTCATAGATGAGATTCGCAGGCCCAGATTCTTGTTAAATTGAATTGTCCCGTTGCTGGGATTGAAGTGGCAGCAAAAAGATGTACAGTGCAGGCCTAAACATGCAGTAAGGACCGTGTACTGGACTATGGGAGAAGAAATTAAAATGTAGCAGAGGCCAAGCGGGGTCACTTGTCATCCCAAATGTTTATTAGCAGGTGTCACGCTTGCTTTATTACCtgcctcagcagcagcagcacacagTGAGATGCATCTGTTCCGAGTTCTTTGCTCTTGGCTTGTTTATTCACAAGGAGGCATCGACGTTGCCCCTTTTTGCCTTCGGCATTCTGCAGTTGGCCGAGTACTGAGCCTTGACGGATTTCCGCTATTATTTGTAAGAAATGTAATTACGGGAGCCATGCCCCAATTAAATTGTTGCGTGACATCTATTTGACTAAATAAGGTGACTCATTTACTCGTTGTTAAAGCCATCACGACTTGATGGGCTGCTTTCCTCCACCAGATATAAAATCCAAATGaatcacatttcattttattattaaatagtaaatcatttatttacagAATCAGAAACGAGAATGTTTTGAAGAGCTGACCTGAAACAGGGGATATTACTTGGGGAATAAAATCATTTCTCATTTTTCAATTCAGATTTCACATCACATGAAATAACTGTCCGTCGTTTATGCAGGTATgtcatgtaaaaaagaaaaaaaacaaaaaacactcacacagGTTACATTGCGATGATTGAGCTACTTTGAGAGTTCCTGCTTGAAACGAAGCAAAAATGACACGTGGGGGACTTTGTGTCCTAGAAACCCAGAAAAGGATTCTGAAGAGGCTGCAGGACATTAGTGTAAGTATGCACTTTGTAGTTCGCACGGACACACAGTacacattcacaaacacacacacacacacacacttgtatgtttttttacagtgtgtttGCTTTGGTATTTGATAACAGCATTTGTCCTGAGGTTAATTATCTCCGTTTATTTGAATAA
Protein-coding regions in this window:
- the si:dkey-247m21.3 gene encoding 5-hydroxytryptamine receptor 4 isoform X2, giving the protein MDTASPPLLKGDATNTDHQQPEREQQEFLRSLENILLTIALSLIIIMTVFGNLLVMVALCKDRHLRKKKTNYFIVSLAFADLLVALVVMPFAAIELTTGVWKYGEIFCLVRTSLDVLLTTASILHLCCIALDRYYAICCQPLVYRHKMTPLRVAVMLGGCWLIPTFISFLPIMQSWNAIGIEDIIEERRISPGVSNETSCVFLVNRPYALICSTVAFYVPLALMVLAYQRIYVTAMSHVKQIETLQRAGSAPAFGTEAPIATARSSTCSDQADHDHLGTAGGALFPEPAPVANSRMRVETKAAKTLAIIMGCFCLCWAPFFITNVVDPFIHYSVPWQLWTAWLWLGYINSGLNPFLYAFLNRAFRRAFLVILCCGDERFVRQRSFSYGPTHRVCSPTSVNGTSMALRLNVTLASKVFCRCGITPTAPKRKRPAAVPA
- the si:dkey-247m21.3 gene encoding 5-hydroxytryptamine receptor 4 isoform X1; amino-acid sequence: MDTASPPLLKGDATNTDHQQPEREQQEFLRSLENILLTIALSLIIIMTVFGNLLVMVALCKDRHLRKKKTNYFIVSLAFADLLVALVVMPFAAIELTTGVWKYGEIFCLVRTSLDVLLTTASILHLCCIALDRYYAICCQPLVYRHKMTPLRVAVMLGGCWLIPTFISFLPIMQSWNAIGIEDIIEERRISPGVSNETSCVFLVNRPYALICSTVAFYVPLALMVLAYQRIYVTAMSHVKQIETLQRAGSAPAFGTEAPIATARSSTCSDQADHDHLGTAGGALFPEPAPVANSRMRVETKAAKTLAIIMGCFCLCWAPFFITNVVDPFIHYSVPWQLWTAWLWLGYINSGLNPFLYAFLNRAFRRAFLVILCCGDERFVRQRSFSYGPTHRVCSPTSVNGTSMALRLSFLPNRSYCDNKRTILANEQESQDSLGPL